Below is a window of Leptospira stimsonii DNA.
AATTTACTTTCATGGATAAGCCCAAAACATTAGTAAAGCATTACTCGAAGAAACACCCGTCATTCTTTTCCATTGTAAGTAATAATTGCTGAGTAGGATTCGCACCTGATATGACGATTACTCTGCATAATTTCCATTTATCCGACTTTCTGGGACCATCACAAGAAAATACAACTTCGCTTCAAAATTTACGAATTCGAGCTTGATGCTAAAATTTTTCTTTTAAGATTTCTTTTTAAAATGCACCTTCTTAAAATCTTCCCATGTTACTTCTATTTCGTCATGTTCAAATATGATCTCCAGATTATGTAAGAAAGGAACTTCCAATCCATCGCAATATAACTTAGATTCTATTATTAATTTTCTTTTGCGACGAGGGTTGATATATATAACACCAGAAAGATCAAGATTCCTTTTTGCATGAAGCGTTTCAATTGAAGAGTAAATGATTATTTTATTAGCTTTCCTAACTATATTTATATCACTTAGAGAAATTGCCTTACTCAAGCTCAGTGCTTTTTGCATTGAATCTTGAGTTGGCTCTCCAGGCTCGTCACCATCCTGAATTATATCTATATCTGTATCAAGAATTGAAAGTTCGATCTTTAAATTTTTCGCCTCGATATCGCCCTTATTTTCAATCTGAATTTTTAAAGATGCATAAGCCATTGAAAAATTAAAATACTCAACTACATCTCTAAAGTAATCTTCGTTCGAATGCATTGAAAATGAGTATAACGAATCCGATCTGATTACGAAATCCGGAATTTTATCAGATATCTTAAGCATTTTTGTGGAATATGATATTGACTTATTTAAATTCGGGTCCCCTTCACGCTTAAAAATATTAATATCCAATTCCGGGAGTTTTCTTCCGTAATGCAGTGAATTCCCCCTTAAGCTAATTTCTTCAAGATTAGCCTCCGCAGTGGATGACCCTCGTCGAACATAAACAATATTTTTCTTTAATGTTCCATAATCCTTATTTAGATAAATTGGCCTCGTTTGAACTGGGATTTTAAATATTCCAAAGGTCTTATTTTCAAAAGAATAGGTTTTGTATTGAAAATTACAAATTCGGTTTACTTTTCCAGTTACAAATTGCTGAAATTTTGCATCATCAATATGCTCGGTAATTCCAAATAGCTCATTAGGCTTTTCTGCTTTATCTAATACTCCTAATACAATATAACCGTCAATTTGCCTCCAAGAATTGGCCATAGCTAAAATGTCTTTAAGTAATTTAGATTTTTCCTCGTCCGAAGCATTTGTAAATTTATACTGATCTCTTTTGAAATCTAAAGAATCGCTTTCTGATTCAAATAAAAAGCGAGTAAAATATTCATCGTTCATAGGTTATTAAAAAAATACTATTTATGACTATTCAATTTATTCTTGGATCTTTTTTAAGATTCGAAAGATTAAATATTTGATTGAGAATAAGCAAATTCCGACCATTTTCAGTGGTTGGATTCACGAAGTGAACTGTCTCGTAAATCGAATCATTTCCAATCTGATGCCAAATAATTAAATCTATATTCTTTAAGTTATTTCGCATAACTTGAAAGTCTTTTCGAGAACGAATATTATAAACTTCTTCTCCCTGAACGCTCATCGACCCATTTAAGCTTTGCCAAAAATTACTAAATTTTAATTGAAAATCTGAAGATGTGATTATTAGCACATTTGGCACCATATGCAAACTATTGAATATTTTAAACTGCGCAATCGAATCATAAACGATTCTAAATAATTTGTTTTCCGTCGTTCTAAAAGAATAACCACCAGACTCTTGATTTAACAATAGCTCAGGAGATTTAACTTCAACAAAAAATAATTTACCGTCTTTAGATGATACTCTAAAATCAGGAACTCTTTGATTTGGATAATGGTTTTCTTCAATTTTTTCAACTTCTAAATCAAATGAAATTAAATATTTTTCAACTATTTTCTCATATTTATTTAATTTCATGAATGTATCCTTAAAATGAATAAAACCATTCTCTAATTTTCAAAAGTTGATAAATATTCCATCGCATCCAAATTTATGAACTGAATATCGTGTTTATGTTTTTCTGTCTGAAAAACTTTTTCAAATCTTAGCTTTTGAATTTCTGTAAAACTTGGAGCAACAACTCTTATTTTCTTTCGATTTGGTTCAGGAGGGATTCCTGCGCCTGCTCTAAAAAGAAATTCAACTAAAGTATCTGACTCTGGAAGAGAATATCCAATTATATGTATTTGCTTTGCAGTCATAATTGCATATTTTGCTTGATGCCATAAATTTCTAATTATTTTACTTTTATACGTTTTACCAGATACAGGTGGAATTATGAAAGGATATAGCTTATATGGCTCGTTAAAATAACCTGATATATAATTTTCATGTATAGGCATATCTGGTTGATATTTACTAAGATAAATTTTCTCAACAGTCTGATTATAAATTTCCTCTGGGGGTATTCCCCAATTCAAGGAACCGTGAAGTTTCAATAATCTTGTATTATTCTTTCTAAGATCTCGGTTATGCTTTTCGTTCGTCAAGAAATCATATACTGGAAGAGAATAACCAGTAGCCAAATCCCAGTCGTCATCTTTCAGTAAGAAATGTTCGATAATAGTATCGTAGTTAAAACTAATTATTGGAGTTTTGCTTTCCTTAATTCTTTTAGAAAATTTTTCTAAAATTTTCCTATTCTCGAAACCATCTTCTTTCTGATGAATCGTCGGATTTCCGTAAATACCAGCAATTAATGATAATAAGCCTATATATAGCTCTCGATAAGTTTCTACAGTTTCTCCGGAAGATTGAAATGGATTTGAAAGTAGAAAAGTTGCGAGCTTTTCAAAATTAACTTTTTCAGAATCAGGGCTGAAAAAATCTTTTATAAATTCGGTTAAGCGATAGAATTCAGATTTTTCAGAATTCCCATGATCAAAAAGTACAAAGTTAACAAGATCATCAGTAAGTGGCATTAGATCTTTGCAATAAGAATGGCTAAAACCAGCTCCAAGT
It encodes the following:
- a CDS encoding AlbA family DNA-binding domain-containing protein encodes the protein MNDEYFTRFLFESESDSLDFKRDQYKFTNASDEEKSKLLKDILAMANSWRQIDGYIVLGVLDKAEKPNELFGITEHIDDAKFQQFVTGKVNRICNFQYKTYSFENKTFGIFKIPVQTRPIYLNKDYGTLKKNIVYVRRGSSTAEANLEEISLRGNSLHYGRKLPELDINIFKREGDPNLNKSISYSTKMLKISDKIPDFVIRSDSLYSFSMHSNEDYFRDVVEYFNFSMAYASLKIQIENKGDIEAKNLKIELSILDTDIDIIQDGDEPGEPTQDSMQKALSLSKAISLSDINIVRKANKIIIYSSIETLHAKRNLDLSGVIYINPRRKRKLIIESKLYCDGLEVPFLHNLEIIFEHDEIEVTWEDFKKVHFKKKS
- a CDS encoding SIR2 family protein translates to MAKRRDVLTCKKIMIDEVFILGAGFSHSYCKDLMPLTDDLVNFVLFDHGNSEKSEFYRLTEFIKDFFSPDSEKVNFEKLATFLLSNPFQSSGETVETYRELYIGLLSLIAGIYGNPTIHQKEDGFENRKILEKFSKRIKESKTPIISFNYDTIIEHFLLKDDDWDLATGYSLPVYDFLTNEKHNRDLRKNNTRLLKLHGSLNWGIPPEEIYNQTVEKIYLSKYQPDMPIHENYISGYFNEPYKLYPFIIPPVSGKTYKSKIIRNLWHQAKYAIMTAKQIHIIGYSLPESDTLVEFLFRAGAGIPPEPNRKKIRVVAPSFTEIQKLRFEKVFQTEKHKHDIQFINLDAMEYLSTFEN